A DNA window from Candidatus Omnitrophota bacterium contains the following coding sequences:
- a CDS encoding SpoVG family protein, with product MGDCAEVQVVRLYRLENESKVKAFVDVSIGDFIVKGLKVLEGKNGLFLAMPQDKAKDGKWYETCFPATKDARQKISQVVLDAYQR from the coding sequence ATGGGTGATTGCGCGGAAGTTCAGGTGGTCCGGTTATACCGCCTGGAGAACGAATCAAAGGTAAAGGCCTTTGTTGACGTCTCTATCGGCGATTTTATCGTCAAGGGTTTGAAGGTCCTTGAAGGCAAGAACGGCTTGTTCCTGGCTATGCCGCAGGACAAGGCTAAAGACGGTAAATGGTATGAAACATGTTTTCCGGCGACCAAGGATGCCCGGCAGAAAATAAGCCAGGTAGTCCTGGATGCGTACCAGCGTTGA
- a CDS encoding shikimate kinase has protein sequence MGNIYLVGFMGTGKTAVGRELAEIKGWRFIDLDDLIEDSQHKSVPEIFAKSGEVYFRELEKDALSGISRKSDCVVSCGGGIVLDQGNIDVMRSTGVMVCLSASVDEIIRRTRGRVHRPLLNVPDPKEKVEYLLKVRAPYYDRADIIIDTTQVPIDEIAKKILSAIADKK, from the coding sequence ATGGGGAATATTTATCTAGTGGGGTTTATGGGAACGGGAAAGACCGCTGTGGGCCGCGAGCTGGCTGAAATAAAGGGATGGCGGTTTATTGACCTGGATGATCTGATAGAAGACTCTCAGCATAAAAGCGTCCCCGAAATATTCGCCAAGTCCGGTGAGGTTTATTTCCGAGAATTGGAAAAAGACGCGCTGTCCGGGATTTCCCGAAAGAGCGATTGTGTGGTTTCCTGCGGAGGAGGGATCGTCCTGGATCAGGGGAATATAGATGTGATGAGATCCACCGGCGTAATGGTCTGCCTTAGCGCTTCAGTGGATGAGATCATCCGCAGGACCCGCGGCCGCGTCCACCGTCCCTTATTGAATGTGCCTGACCCTAAAGAAAAAGTCGAATATCTCCTTAAAGTCCGCGCTCCTTATTATGACCGCGCAGATATCATTATCGATACTACGCAGGTCCCGATAGACGAAATAGCGAAAAAGATACTGTCCGCGATCGCAGATAAAAAATGA